One genomic segment of Nonomuraea coxensis DSM 45129 includes these proteins:
- a CDS encoding ABC transporter permease, whose amino-acid sequence MLGQVGDLFVIVLEGLRRSWDVKSWWWEFVDQCWFLARVTSVPVLLVSLPLGATVALQVGELAWQLGAGSATGSAVFVGLIREVAPLASALLIAGAGGSAMTSDIGARHIRDELSAMEVMSVNPIHRLVTPRMWAAGTIAVCLCPLVILAGASGGYFFNVVVQGVTPGAYFDGALSLVVSSDLYVTLFKAWIFGFIAAAVACYKGMTCATSPVGVGRAVNQATVVTFMLVFTFNYVISAVYFLAYPPRSL is encoded by the coding sequence GTGCTCGGGCAGGTCGGTGATCTGTTCGTCATCGTCCTGGAGGGCCTGCGGCGTAGCTGGGACGTCAAGAGCTGGTGGTGGGAGTTCGTCGACCAGTGCTGGTTCCTGGCCCGCGTCACCAGCGTCCCGGTGCTGCTGGTCTCCCTGCCGCTCGGCGCGACCGTGGCCCTCCAGGTAGGCGAGCTGGCCTGGCAGCTCGGCGCCGGCTCGGCCACCGGCAGCGCGGTGTTCGTCGGCCTCATCCGCGAGGTGGCGCCGCTGGCCAGCGCGCTGCTGATCGCGGGGGCCGGCGGCAGCGCCATGACCTCCGACATCGGCGCCCGGCACATCCGCGACGAGCTGTCGGCCATGGAGGTCATGTCCGTCAACCCGATCCACCGCCTGGTCACACCGCGCATGTGGGCGGCCGGCACGATCGCGGTGTGCCTGTGCCCGCTGGTCATCCTGGCGGGCGCCAGCGGCGGCTACTTCTTCAACGTCGTGGTGCAGGGCGTCACGCCCGGCGCGTACTTCGACGGCGCGCTGTCCCTGGTGGTCTCCTCCGACCTGTACGTCACGCTGTTCAAGGCGTGGATCTTCGGTTTCATCGCCGCGGCTGTGGCCTGCTACAAGGGCATGACCTGCGCGACCAGCCCGGTCGGCGTGGGGCGGGCGGTCAACCAGGCGACCGTGGTCACGTTCATGCTGGTGTTCACGTTCAACTACGTGATCTCGGCGGTGTACTTCCTCGCCTACCCCCCGAGGTCCCTGTGA
- a CDS encoding ABC transporter permease produces the protein MVTRTAGLRLAHRGREAAERFAGLADWPLFVGKVLFYCVRDVVLRLRYFKVVLRQVSDVVVGVGATVIGGGMVFVVFTMAFVVGATVGLQGYQGLQAIGAESFMGLVGSFANVREITPIIAATALAAQVGSSFTAELGAMRISEEIDALEVMGINAFTYLICTRVVAALLALMPIYLIALFASFFATRLMCTALFGLAPGVYDYYFYLYLPVSDILFSVAKVGVFAFAVIVIHCYHGYHATGGPVGVGVAAGRAIRQSIVTIVLLNLLLSYLFWGGGGNIPLTG, from the coding sequence ATGGTGACGCGGACCGCGGGTCTGCGGCTCGCCCACCGGGGGCGGGAGGCCGCCGAGCGGTTCGCCGGGCTGGCCGACTGGCCGCTGTTCGTGGGGAAGGTGCTCTTCTACTGCGTCCGCGACGTCGTGCTGCGGCTGCGGTACTTCAAGGTGGTCCTCCGGCAGGTCAGCGACGTCGTGGTGGGGGTCGGGGCGACCGTCATCGGCGGCGGCATGGTGTTCGTGGTGTTCACCATGGCGTTCGTCGTGGGCGCGACCGTCGGCCTGCAGGGCTACCAGGGGCTGCAGGCCATCGGCGCGGAGTCGTTCATGGGGCTGGTGGGCAGCTTCGCCAACGTCCGCGAGATCACCCCGATCATCGCGGCGACGGCGCTCGCGGCGCAGGTCGGCTCGTCGTTCACGGCCGAGCTGGGCGCGATGCGGATCTCGGAGGAGATCGACGCACTGGAGGTGATGGGCATCAACGCCTTCACCTACCTCATCTGCACCCGCGTGGTGGCGGCGCTGCTGGCGCTCATGCCGATCTATCTCATCGCGCTGTTCGCCAGCTTCTTCGCCACCCGGCTCATGTGCACGGCGCTGTTCGGGCTCGCGCCCGGCGTCTACGACTACTACTTCTACCTGTACCTGCCGGTCAGCGACATCCTGTTCAGCGTCGCCAAGGTCGGCGTGTTCGCCTTCGCGGTCATCGTGATCCACTGCTACCACGGCTACCACGCCACGGGCGGGCCGGTGGGGGTGGGGGTGGCGGCGGGCCGCGCCATCCGCCAGTCGATCGTCACGATCGTGCTGCTCAACCTGCTGCTGTCGTACCTGTTCTGGGGCGGCGGCGGCAACATACCGCTGACGGGGTGA
- a CDS encoding MlaD family protein encodes MPLKSFRDRNKHAVGLVSMVTLGAILVVTFLVGNLGLLEGGYTVSGVFADSGGLRAGNDVRVAGVRVGKVTEVRADYARGQVIVTWRVDDGVRLGRATRADIALSNLLGGRYVKLSGAVAAPYLDQLPEAQRTIPLTRTGVPTLVNDAINDATRLVKRLDTDAVDDLLTELNKVDLSKKGRLTRLLRNIGDLSDTISRSEPQLQRLLDNGNTIMDVLEKKDKQLVRLIDAIEVMLGELRRRRDELRTLLGDGSDLVQSTTRLISEHERALVQVLDDNAAITTRLSGSNKEFNSLLAWAGPTFTGLATMGGQGPWLEAIATGLGPINPEVLAAVAKDRKDDR; translated from the coding sequence ATGCCGCTGAAATCCTTTCGGGACCGCAACAAGCACGCCGTCGGCCTGGTGTCGATGGTGACGCTCGGCGCGATCCTCGTCGTCACGTTCCTGGTCGGCAACCTCGGGCTGCTGGAGGGCGGCTACACCGTCTCGGGCGTGTTCGCCGACTCCGGCGGGCTGCGCGCCGGCAACGACGTGCGGGTGGCGGGCGTCCGGGTCGGCAAGGTGACCGAGGTCCGCGCCGACTACGCCCGCGGCCAGGTGATCGTCACCTGGCGGGTGGACGACGGCGTACGGCTCGGCCGCGCCACCCGGGCCGACATCGCCCTGTCGAACCTGCTCGGCGGCCGGTACGTCAAGCTGTCCGGCGCCGTGGCGGCCCCGTACCTGGACCAGCTCCCCGAGGCGCAGCGGACCATCCCCCTGACCAGGACGGGCGTGCCGACGCTGGTCAACGACGCCATCAACGACGCCACCCGGCTGGTCAAGCGGCTCGACACCGACGCCGTGGACGACCTGCTGACCGAGCTGAACAAGGTGGACCTGTCCAAGAAGGGCCGGCTGACCCGGCTGCTGCGCAACATCGGCGACCTGTCGGACACGATCAGCAGGAGCGAGCCGCAGCTCCAGCGGCTCCTCGACAACGGCAACACGATCATGGACGTCCTGGAGAAGAAGGACAAACAGCTCGTCCGGCTCATCGACGCCATCGAGGTCATGCTGGGCGAGCTGCGCAGGCGGCGCGACGAGCTGCGCACCCTGCTCGGCGACGGCAGCGACCTCGTGCAGAGCACCACACGGCTGATCAGCGAGCACGAACGCGCCCTCGTCCAGGTGCTCGACGACAACGCGGCCATCACGACCCGGCTCAGCGGCAGCAACAAGGAGTTCAACTCGCTCCTGGCGTGGGCGGGCCCGACCTTCACGGGCCTCGCCACGATGGGCGGCCAGGGCCCGTGGCTGGAGGCCATCGCCACGGGCCTCGGTCCCATCAACCCGGAGGTGCTGGCCGCGGTGGCGAAGGACAGGAAGGACGACCGGTGA
- a CDS encoding MCE family protein: MARFELPLAARVGIAFAMLAVLAAAGVVVVRTATEAAGTRIDAVFSRAGQGLDTNSPVKIRGITVGDVTGVSLDARGRAVVTLHVQPGVRVPASASASVEPSSVFGPKYVALVPGPDETTGPFLASGAVITNTTGPLDLSDTLGAAYRGLDAIDPRDVTVIVHTLARGLDGEGDNLRELIGDAGTVVGVAHRRRAEARRFLCDTAALGTALSDKGDELVSISSDVNVITPDLLRRADKVRALLQEVTSISGQGAHGLRAHRQDLRAGVHSAERVAALIYAQLGLAGDGVRGLNRLLDLLNELVEAPGPAGRNQLQVEAFVETDICELIAGSCGPAGGRR; the protein is encoded by the coding sequence GTGGCCCGATTCGAACTTCCCCTCGCCGCCCGGGTGGGCATCGCCTTCGCCATGCTCGCCGTGCTGGCGGCGGCGGGCGTCGTCGTGGTGCGCACGGCGACCGAGGCGGCAGGGACGCGGATCGACGCGGTGTTCTCCCGTGCCGGGCAGGGCCTGGACACCAACTCGCCGGTCAAGATCCGCGGCATCACGGTGGGCGACGTGACCGGCGTCTCGCTGGACGCCAGGGGCCGCGCCGTCGTCACCCTGCACGTCCAGCCGGGGGTGCGGGTGCCCGCCTCCGCGTCCGCCTCCGTCGAGCCCAGCTCGGTGTTCGGCCCCAAGTACGTGGCGCTCGTGCCCGGCCCGGACGAGACCACCGGCCCCTTCCTCGCCTCCGGCGCGGTCATCACGAACACCACGGGCCCGCTCGACCTGTCCGACACGCTCGGCGCCGCCTACCGCGGCCTCGACGCGATCGACCCGCGCGACGTCACCGTGATCGTCCACACCCTGGCCAGGGGCCTCGACGGCGAGGGAGACAACCTGCGCGAGCTGATCGGCGACGCCGGCACCGTCGTCGGCGTCGCCCACCGCCGGCGCGCCGAGGCCCGGCGGTTCCTGTGCGACACCGCCGCGCTCGGCACGGCCCTGTCGGACAAGGGCGACGAGCTCGTCTCCATCTCCTCCGACGTCAACGTCATCACCCCCGACCTGCTGAGACGCGCCGACAAGGTCCGCGCCCTGCTGCAGGAGGTCACCTCGATCTCCGGCCAGGGCGCGCACGGCCTGCGCGCGCACCGCCAGGACCTGCGGGCCGGGGTGCACTCCGCAGAACGGGTGGCCGCGCTCATCTACGCCCAGCTCGGCCTCGCCGGGGACGGCGTACGCGGCCTCAACCGGCTGCTCGACCTGCTCAACGAACTCGTCGAGGCCCCCGGGCCGGCCGGCAGGAACCAGCTCCAGGTGGAGGCGTTCGTGGAGACCGACATCTGCGAGCTGATCGCCGGCTCCTGCGGCCCGGCCGGCGGGAGGCGCTGA
- a CDS encoding aminopeptidase P family protein produces the protein MTEPLNIGSHDLPVTGELAAFMRTGWADTRRTDVTALPVAPWAAKRRAALASRFPGERLVIPAGTLKVRSNDADFRFRPHSAYAYLTGAGEPDDVLVVEPSGESVLYLRPRSPRGEGQEFYRDRRYGEFWAGRRPDLAEAAELYQVECAHIRDLDLDRPARVLRGVDPSVDARAPRGADGADAELETFLSELRLIKDEWELGELQHAVDATARGFEDVVRALPQALAHPRGERYLEGVFGLRARLEGNATGYESIVASGAHACVLHWIRNDGRLDRNDLLLLDAGVETDTLYTADVTRTFPLSGRFTPAQRQAYELVYEAQNAAIATLRPGARFRDFHLAAMRVICDGLRDWGLLKGSTDELMETGLYRRYTLCSSGHMLGLDVHDCARARGEVYLDGVLEEGQVLTVEPGLYFQPDDLTLPEELRGMGIRIEDDLTVTAGGAVLMSAALPRRADEIESWMSGLA, from the coding sequence ATGACCGAGCCGCTGAACATCGGAAGCCATGACCTGCCCGTCACCGGCGAACTGGCCGCCTTCATGCGGACGGGCTGGGCGGACACCCGGCGCACCGACGTGACGGCGCTGCCGGTCGCGCCCTGGGCCGCCAAGCGCCGCGCCGCCCTCGCGTCCCGTTTCCCCGGGGAGCGGCTGGTGATCCCGGCGGGCACGCTCAAGGTCCGCAGCAACGACGCCGACTTCCGGTTCCGTCCGCACAGCGCGTACGCGTACTTGACCGGCGCCGGCGAGCCGGACGACGTGCTGGTGGTCGAGCCGTCCGGTGAGAGCGTGCTCTACCTGCGGCCGCGTTCGCCGCGCGGCGAGGGCCAGGAGTTCTACCGCGACCGCCGCTACGGCGAGTTCTGGGCCGGCCGCCGCCCCGACCTGGCCGAGGCCGCCGAGCTCTACCAGGTGGAGTGCGCCCACATCCGCGACCTCGACCTCGACCGGCCGGCCCGGGTGCTGCGCGGCGTGGACCCGTCGGTGGACGCCCGCGCGCCGCGCGGCGCGGACGGCGCGGACGCCGAGCTGGAGACGTTCCTGTCGGAGCTGCGGCTGATCAAGGACGAGTGGGAGCTCGGCGAGCTGCAGCACGCCGTGGACGCCACCGCCCGCGGCTTCGAGGACGTCGTACGCGCCCTGCCCCAGGCGCTGGCCCACCCGCGCGGCGAGCGCTACCTGGAGGGCGTGTTCGGGCTGCGGGCCCGTCTGGAGGGCAACGCGACCGGCTACGAGAGCATCGTCGCCTCCGGCGCGCACGCCTGCGTGCTGCACTGGATCCGCAACGACGGCCGGCTCGACAGGAACGACCTGCTGCTGCTGGACGCGGGCGTCGAGACCGACACCCTCTACACCGCCGACGTGACCCGCACCTTCCCCCTGTCGGGGCGCTTCACGCCGGCGCAGCGGCAGGCGTACGAGCTGGTGTACGAGGCCCAGAACGCGGCCATCGCCACGCTGCGCCCCGGCGCCCGCTTCCGTGACTTCCACCTGGCGGCCATGCGGGTGATCTGCGACGGCCTGCGCGACTGGGGGCTGCTCAAGGGCTCGACCGACGAGCTCATGGAGACCGGGCTATACCGCCGTTACACGCTCTGCAGCAGCGGCCACATGCTCGGCCTGGACGTGCACGACTGCGCCCGTGCGCGCGGCGAGGTCTACCTGGACGGCGTCCTGGAGGAGGGCCAGGTGCTGACCGTGGAGCCCGGCCTGTACTTCCAGCCGGACGACCTGACGCTGCCCGAGGAGCTGCGCGGCATGGGCATCCGCATCGAGGACGATCTCACGGTCACCGCCGGCGGGGCCGTGCTCATGTCGGCCGCGCTCCCCCGCCGCGCCGACGAGATCGAGTCGTGGATGAGCGGCCTGGCGTAA
- a CDS encoding MCE family protein, translating to MGVSAERSRRRWTFLRFALFIGLTVTLIVVIAVQIARVGGGGGYRVVAAFDDVSGLAEGDQVKIAGAPVGRVEDIRVVDGRAEVTMEVQDAVRVPADTEAAIRWRNAIGQRVVYLLPGTAPGRLPPGGRIARTSSVVDVGQLVSDLGPLTRSLDADQINQLLTAAAASLKGNERNLPRLLDNVDAITTTVSERRRTIEQLLKDYATVSDVVARRDDQIERLVDNLVTLSEAFAANRKLVDDSLVELSATVHTADQVLGRNAGELGAFVDNLQGLTGGIRRHVGEIDRTVGTLQPVLARAYSTVDRGRYFVTAVPCVALGPAPCPYGMQTPPPLRNTRVQSADDLRKLMVGR from the coding sequence ATGGGCGTCTCCGCCGAGCGGTCCCGCCGCCGCTGGACGTTCCTGCGCTTCGCGCTGTTCATCGGGCTGACCGTGACGCTGATCGTGGTGATCGCCGTGCAGATCGCCCGGGTCGGCGGCGGGGGCGGCTACCGCGTCGTCGCCGCCTTCGACGACGTGTCCGGGCTGGCCGAGGGCGACCAGGTGAAGATCGCCGGCGCGCCGGTGGGCCGGGTCGAGGACATCAGGGTCGTGGACGGCCGCGCCGAGGTCACCATGGAGGTGCAGGACGCCGTCCGGGTGCCGGCCGACACCGAGGCGGCGATCCGCTGGCGCAACGCGATCGGCCAGCGCGTGGTCTACCTGCTGCCCGGCACCGCCCCCGGCCGGCTGCCGCCCGGCGGCCGGATCGCGCGCACCTCGTCCGTCGTGGACGTCGGGCAGCTCGTCAGCGACCTCGGCCCGCTGACCCGCAGCCTGGACGCCGACCAGATCAACCAGCTCCTGACCGCCGCCGCGGCCTCCCTCAAGGGCAACGAGCGCAACCTCCCCCGGCTGCTGGACAACGTCGACGCCATCACCACCACGGTCAGCGAGCGCCGCCGGACCATCGAACAGCTGCTCAAGGACTACGCGACCGTCAGCGACGTGGTCGCCCGGCGCGACGACCAGATCGAGCGGCTCGTCGACAACCTCGTCACGCTCAGCGAGGCGTTCGCCGCCAACCGCAAGCTCGTGGACGACTCGCTGGTGGAGCTGTCGGCGACCGTGCACACCGCCGACCAGGTGCTCGGCAGGAACGCCGGGGAGCTGGGCGCGTTCGTGGACAACCTCCAGGGGCTGACCGGCGGCATCCGGCGGCACGTGGGCGAGATCGACAGGACGGTGGGCACCCTGCAGCCGGTGCTCGCGCGGGCGTACTCGACGGTGGACCGCGGCCGCTACTTCGTCACCGCCGTCCCCTGCGTGGCGCTCGGACCCGCGCCGTGCCCGTACGGGATGCAGACGCCGCCGCCGCTCCGCAACACCCGCGTGCAGAGCGCCGACGACCTGCGCAAGCTGATGGTGGGCCGCTGA
- a CDS encoding CBS domain-containing protein: protein MLIGTILRAKGSQVTTMPPSASVRALLAQLAAHNIGAVVVSTDGLTIEGIASERDVVRHLNERGAGVLEEPVSAIMTTDVHTVGPGENVEALRQIMTEQRFRHMPVVENGRLAGIVSIGDVVKSAIEELETEKASLVDYLHR from the coding sequence ATGCTCATCGGGACGATCCTGCGCGCCAAGGGCAGCCAGGTGACGACCATGCCGCCGTCGGCGTCCGTCCGGGCGCTGCTCGCGCAGCTCGCCGCGCACAACATCGGAGCCGTGGTGGTCTCCACCGACGGCCTCACCATCGAGGGCATCGCCTCCGAGCGCGACGTGGTCCGCCACCTGAACGAGCGCGGCGCGGGCGTGCTGGAGGAGCCGGTCTCCGCCATCATGACCACCGACGTGCACACCGTCGGGCCCGGTGAGAACGTCGAGGCGCTGCGGCAGATCATGACCGAGCAGCGCTTCCGCCACATGCCGGTCGTCGAGAACGGCCGCCTGGCCGGCATCGTCAGCATCGGCGACGTGGTCAAGAGCGCCATCGAGGAACTGGAGACGGAGAAGGCGTCGCTCGTCGACTACCTGCACCGTTGA